CTTGTCGCCCGAGGCGGCCGGTTTGATCGGCGACGGCTGATACGCGGGCATCATCGTGTTCACGGCGAAGTTGTCCGGCGTGATCGCACCGTCGCGCACGAACTTCGGCTTGCCGTCGGCAGCCGAGGCGGGCGAGTCGGGCGCAACCGCGAGACGCACACCCTGCGGGCCGTCGGCCAGCACGGCGATCTTGTCCCTGGCCGGGCTCTGCGCGGCGTTCGGATACATCGGCGGACGCGCCGTCACGAGGAACTGGTGATTCAGGAACGAGCCACCGAAGGCCGCCATGAAGAAGTTGTCGCACATCGTGTACTGCTGCGCGATCTTGTACAGGTCGAGCGTCCTGGCCGTGTCGCCGTAGTAACCCATCACCAGACCGCCTGAGTCTGCCCACGCGGCGAACTGGTTGTTCGCGCCGTCGTTGATCTGCATCTGGTTCTGCCAGAACAGGTGCCACAGATCGCGGGTGATGACCGACTCCGGCAGCAGCTTGCCTTCGGCGTCCTTGAGCATGAACGGTGCGTTCGGCTGGCGCGCAATGTCCTTCTCGGTGATGTGGTACTTCTTGCCGCCGATCATCTGCGCGCGCGGCACCAGACCGTCGAACACCGGCGGGAGCAGCGACATCGGCGTCTTGCCGTCGCGATCGAGCTGCGTGTAGCTCGATGCGGTCACCTTCGACAGCGGCTTCTCGATACCGGGGAAGTCGGCGAACAGATTGTTGAAGCTGCGGTTCTCGAGATAGATCACGACGACCGTCTTCACATTGGCCTTGAGCTGGGCATCGAACGTGCCGCCCGCAGCGACGGCAGTCGGTGCACCGGCGCCGCCTTCGGTTGCGCAGCCACTCAGCGAAGCGCCTGCGGCACCGGCGGCGCCGATGGCGGCCAGACCTTGCAAAATGCGGCGACGTTGCGGATTCGTCGGATCGTCGTCGTGCGAGAGGTCGGCGTCGAGCGCCGGATCGTGCGGCTGGGGCGTAGTGTCGTGCGTCATGATGTCCTTGTTTGACGTGTCGGGCAGTGGGGCGCGCGTGAGCGCCCGCAACCGGTCGGCAAGGACTGACGGGCAGGACCCGCAGGAAGCTACGGAACCTTAACGTGTCGGCTTGCCCGGGCGGGCGAGGCAAGCGACGTTTTTACGCGGGGAATGTGACATTTCAGTGACATCGTCGATGCGTCACGCAGTGTGAAACAGGCTGAGGCCGGTGCGCTTGCGGATCGCGCCGGTTCGGCGGATGAGCGACGCGCTGAACCTTAACTTGACGACGAGCGTGACGACGCGCAAAAAGCGCCGCGTCCGGATCGACTAGACGGTCCGACGTCCCGGATAGCCCGTGTCCTGAAAGAGTCCGGTCTGGAATTGCTCCACCAGATCGTCGAGCAGCGCGCGCAGGGCGCTGGGCATCTGCTTGCGCGAGATGTACACGCCATAGACGGTCATTTCGCGCGGCACGTAGTCGGGCAGCAGTGCGACGAGCGAACCGTCGCGCAGGTGCGGCAGCGTCGAGTAGACCGGCTGCATCGAGATGCCTGCGCTGGCGAGCGTTGCGGCGAACACCACGTTCACTTCGTTAGCCGACAGATTGCCGCCCACGGGTACGCCGAGCGGCACGCCGTCGTGCGTGAATTGCCAGAGGCTCTTGCCGAAGTAGGTGTACGTGAGACAGTTGTGAAGCGCGAGGTCTTCGGCGCGCTTCGGCGTGCCATGACGTTGCAGATAGGACGGTGCTGCGCAAACGACGGAATGGCACGTCGCAAGCTTGCGGGCGATGAGGCCCGGCGACGGCTCGGTCGTCACGCGAATGGCGAGGTCGATGCGCTCGTCGACCAGATCGACGGTGCGGTCCGCGACCACGAGATCGATCGCTACGCCCGGGTGCTTCACGATGAAGCGCGTGACCGCTGCGGCCAGAAACGCCTGCCCGAGTGACGTGCTGCACGCGACGCGCAACAAGCCGCGCGGCGTGCTGTCGGCGTTCGAGGCGCACGCCAGATCGTCGGCGATGCCGAGCATTTCGCGACAGCGCGGCAGGGCGTCGTTACCGGCGTCGGTGAGGCTCACCGCGCGGGTTGTCCGATGCAGCAGGCGGGTGCCGAGCCACGCTTCGAGTTCCGCGAGATAGCGCGAGACCATCGCCCGCGACATATCGAGCCGCTGGGCCGCCGCCGTCAGCGAGCCGCGCTCGGCCACTTCCGTAAAGACCCGCATCGCCGTCAGACGGTCCATGATTTGCTCGATCGATGCAACAAAGTGATCGATATTATGGGCTTTTTTTGCGCGAGTGGCGCGACTACGATGGCAATCATGGAAAGCGCACGATCTTCCTCTCTGGGGCTTGCAATGGTCCCGGACGGCGCGCTGCAACACACAGGAACCCCGCCATGACGTCAGCCACACCGCAAAGCGCTCATCAAGCCACGCTGCATTACATCGCCGACCCGCTGTGCGGCTGGTGCTACGCCGCAGCACCCCTCGTGCGTGCCGCGCGCGACGTGGCGGGTCTCGACGTCGCATTTCACGGCGGCGGCATGATGGCGGGCCCGAATGCCCAACCCGTCACGCCGCAGTTGCGCAACTACGTCATGCCGCACGATCACCGGATCGCAGCGCTGACCGGCCAGCCGTTCGGCGACGCTTATTTCGAAGGCCTGCTTCGTGATCGCACCGCCGTGTTCGATTCCGCACCGCCCACGGCGGCAGTGCTGGCGGCCGAAGCGCTGGCGGGACGCGGCCTCGACATGTTCGCCGCCGTGCAGCGCGCGCACTACGTCGACGGCAAACGCATCGCCGATCGCGACGTGCTGATCGATCTCGCGGCGGACCTCGGACTGGACCGAGACGCTTTCGGCAAAGCATTCGACGCACAGGACCCCAACGCGCTCATGCAGCACTTCCGCGATAGCCGCACGTGGCTCACGCGCATGGGCGGTAGCGGCTTCCCGACGTTCGCGCTGGAGATCGAAGGCCAACTGGAACGGCTCGAACCCGGTCGCTATCTCGGTCAGCCGGACGCGTGGCGCGA
The Pandoraea oxalativorans genome window above contains:
- a CDS encoding acid phosphatase, which codes for MTHDTTPQPHDPALDADLSHDDDPTNPQRRRILQGLAAIGAAGAAGASLSGCATEGGAGAPTAVAAGGTFDAQLKANVKTVVVIYLENRSFNNLFADFPGIEKPLSKVTASSYTQLDRDGKTPMSLLPPVFDGLVPRAQMIGGKKYHITEKDIARQPNAPFMLKDAEGKLLPESVITRDLWHLFWQNQMQINDGANNQFAAWADSGGLVMGYYGDTARTLDLYKIAQQYTMCDNFFMAAFGGSFLNHQFLVTARPPMYPNAAQSPARDKIAVLADGPQGVRLAVAPDSPASAADGKPKFVRDGAITPDNFAVNTMMPAYQPSPIKPAASGDKRLADPSNPATLPPQNYATIGDLLSTKGVSWAWYAGAWQSALDHKGGADKPNFQYHHQPFNYFAQFAPGTAAREEHLRDGGEGDSPISNKFIADAIAGKLPAVTFYKPQGNLNQHAGYSDVESGDQHVANVLAHLMKSPQWNNMVVVITYDENGGWWDHVAPPKGDRWGPGSRIPAIVVSPFAKRGTVDHTFYDTTSILRFVTRLHDLPTLEGIAYRNAAFAARGTNPPGDLTKTLNFA
- a CDS encoding LysR family transcriptional regulator, yielding MDRLTAMRVFTEVAERGSLTAAAQRLDMSRAMVSRYLAELEAWLGTRLLHRTTRAVSLTDAGNDALPRCREMLGIADDLACASNADSTPRGLLRVACSTSLGQAFLAAAVTRFIVKHPGVAIDLVVADRTVDLVDERIDLAIRVTTEPSPGLIARKLATCHSVVCAAPSYLQRHGTPKRAEDLALHNCLTYTYFGKSLWQFTHDGVPLGVPVGGNLSANEVNVVFAATLASAGISMQPVYSTLPHLRDGSLVALLPDYVPREMTVYGVYISRKQMPSALRALLDDLVEQFQTGLFQDTGYPGRRTV
- a CDS encoding DsbA family protein, with the protein product MTSATPQSAHQATLHYIADPLCGWCYAAAPLVRAARDVAGLDVAFHGGGMMAGPNAQPVTPQLRNYVMPHDHRIAALTGQPFGDAYFEGLLRDRTAVFDSAPPTAAVLAAEALAGRGLDMFAAVQRAHYVDGKRIADRDVLIDLAADLGLDRDAFGKAFDAQDPNALMQHFRDSRTWLTRMGGSGFPTFALEIEGQLERLEPGRYLGQPDAWRDALRERLLAAQPTAVGDAGDAGALPRCGPDGCAI